One region of Theileria equi strain WA chromosome 4 map unlocalized gcontig_1105316255039, whole genome shotgun sequence genomic DNA includes:
- a CDS encoding conserved hypothetical protein (encoded by transcript BEWA_054080A), translated as MALQDSILNKEGRAQIWVETLDSKTYKISPEFRIPRTWKVFNKVLSNYLASNTPELHSTDGNILIERVSSVQLPEGMQKVHISQGSQISQADKVEEMAKEQVCFYIPLNVESDDVEVFKTILFKETPKDANHSQRVENECSDAPSTSVEGDKDDDDDEEEEEEEKESKKRALEKGVFDKNRKFDKTLTVSKYKADPISTCYTVVCLLERALKF; from the coding sequence ATGGCCTTGCAGGATTCAATTCTGAACAAGGAGGGACGTGCGCAAATTTGGGTGGAAACACTCGACTCAAAGACATACAAGATATCGCCAGAGTTTAGAATACCGAGAACATGGAAGGTTTTCAACAAGGTGCTTTCTAATTACCTCGCATCAAACACTCCGGAACTGCACAGTACCGATGGTAACATATTGATCGAACGGGTCTCCTCAGTACAACTACCCGAGGGTATGCAAAAGGTCCACATTTCCCAGGGCTCACAAATCAGTCAAGCAGATAAAGTGGAGGAGATGGCAAAGGAGCAAGTCTGCTTCTACATTCCCCTAAATGTGGAAAGTGATGATGTGGAGGTCTTCAAGACGATCCTCTTTAAGGAAactccaaaggatgcaAATCACTCGCAAAGAGTAGAAAATGAATGCAGTGATGCTCCATCCACAAGCGTAGAAGGggataaagatgatgatgatgatgaagaagaagaagaagaagaaaaggaatcGAAAAAGAGGGCGCTAGAAAAGGGCgtttttgataaaaatcgcaaatttgataaaacCCTAACGGTGTCAAAATACAAGGCAGATCCGATAAGCACATGCTACACAGTGGTTTGCCTACTTGAAAGAGCTCtaaagttttaa
- a CDS encoding hypothetical protein (encoded by transcript BEWA_054050A) — MKKTVRDLQKNLEWFEDLRDINTYMRNDEANLYLKLDSLAHMDVVDGDIEAYLSKGLHALENLLPEISNSSTDFREKYLLSSPFLQNIVKILGENIANLQSKTRVQAFNTLYALKSEKTSHFLNLLYRSIHTDENVNLGDKLSILSRLVRIYSVKELVPMVRELIVESICEPKFTFTTPILSLLTTLNGANVACTNELIYEVMKVIEDHVYQMDPPTLLALLQSIYTLKYVDDGLVCLALESLLFKYNYMNNEEKMTLLLQIPLLKQLWLGHRSDISTSIYSEPVCMLNCMLRKHTEYLIEHMSLRDALSPSIAIANLFRQCKVVRKVLIKKLSGEVIQELAAKEYCTLLTCMSRLYISSAYNEARLVSKHINKLLEVDVPSRLLALQCLKTILVRKDRKLLLPVVDSVINEGLLEHIVPLLSISCRLKLYRIDETLITRAFSKVYLLAASESRIHGEISIAGTNKEIAYDVEMLTGDTSTNLPMLVSPESLSEITNSTNTPSLVYTDKISTQAMRIKMKLGDLIILLESSVHGPLAIPIIHSLYASIFPYIENTRVGMDQVSRILHCMTESRVVNKKLYDSLMETIYNDPSMINDLESAAKILRSVEFINDEEWVEKLSFPLFQYVGQALDSGHGYAVGPESLDGGMGTNTQMGYIMDANLQEVLLLQKYKRPEFYREYTKHIELPIPISIRPTTGNLHNAVRKCLGGEFNAFHELDGIIVDFYSPVLNIAVQIVKRGDYGGKHLC, encoded by the coding sequence ATGAAAAAGACTGTAAGGGACCTAcagaagaatctggaatGGTTTGAAGATTTAAGGGATATAAATACATACATGAGAAATGATGAAGCAAACTTGTACCTGAAATTGGATTCTTTGGCACATATGGATGTTGTAGACGGAGACATTGAAGCGTATTTGTCAAAGGGGTTGCATGCTTTGGAAAATCTACTCCCTGAAATATCAAATTCATCCACAGATTTTCGGGAAAAATATTTGTTGTCTAGTCCTTTTCTCCAGaatattgtaaaaatacTTGGTGAGAACATCGCAAATCTGCAATCTAAAACTCGGGTACAAGCATTCAATACACTTTATGCTCTAAAGAGTGAAAAAACCTCTCACTTTCTCAACCTACTTTATCGCAGCATCCATACAGATGAAAATGTGAACTTAGGAGACAAATTATCCATTTTATCTCGACTAGTTCGTATTTACAGTGTGAAGGAACTTGTGCCTATGGTGCGAGAGCTAATTGTGGAGTCCATATGTGAACCtaaatttacatttacgACTCCAATCTTGTCGCTGTTAACAACTCTCAATGGTGCAAACGTGGCATGTACAAATGAGCTAATTTATGAAGTCATGAAGGTGATAGAAGATCATGTATACCAAATGGATCCTCCAACATTATTGGCTTTGCTCCAGAGTATCTATACTCTGAAATATGTGGACGATGGCCTAGTTTGCCTGGCACTAGAATCCCTCTTGTTCAAGTACAACTACATGAATAATGAGGAGAAAATGACTTTACTTTTGCAGATACCACTGTTGAAGCAATTATGGCTTGGACACAGATCAGATATTTCAACAAGCATATACAGCGAACCTGTGTGCATGCTAAATTGTATGTTGAGAAAACATACAGAATATCTTATTGAGCATATGAGTTTGAGAGATGCCCTGTCTCCATCTATCGCAATAGCAAACCTTTTCAGACAATGCAAAGTTGTTAGAAAGGTCTTGATAAAGAAGCTTAGTGGTGAAGTTATCCAGGAACTTGCAGCGAAAGAATATTGCACCCTTTTAACTTGCATGTCAAGATTATATATTTCTAGTGCGTACAATGAAGCAAGGCTCGTTTCAAAACATATTAACAAGCTACTAGAGGTTGATGTGCCATCACGTTTACTTGCATTACAATGTTTGAAGACCATTTTGGTGCGGAAAGACAGAAAGCTTCTCTTGCCCGTTGTTGATAGTGTCATAAATGAAGGGTTATTGGAACATATTGTGCCACTTTTGTCTATTTCCTGTAGACTAAAGTTGTACAGGATTGATGAAACATTGATCACTAGAGCTTTTTCAAAGGTTTACCTTTTGGCGGCCTCTGAGAGTAGGATACATGGTGAAATTAGTATCGCTGGTACAAACAAAGAAATAGCCTATGACGTAGAAATGTTGACAGGCGATACGTCCACAAATCTTCCGATGTTGGTCTCACCAGAGAGTCTTTCTGAAATTACCAACTCTACAAACACGCCAAGCCTTGTATATACGGACAAAATTTCGACACAAGCTATGCGGATTAAGATGAAACTTGGCGACCTGATTATTCTTTTAGAGTCCTCAGTACATGGTCCACTGGCAATTCCCATCATCCACTCTCTATACGCTTCCATTTTCCCGTACATAGAAAATACCAGAGTAGGTATGGACCAGGTTTCTCGCATTTTGCACTGCATGACGGAAAGTAGGGTTGTGAACAAAAAGCTTTATGATTCTCTTATGGAGACAATTTACAATGATCCATCAATGATAAACGACTTGGAATCTGCAGCAAAAATTTTAAGGTCTGtagaatttataaatgatgaagaatggGTGGAAAAACTTTCATTTCCACTCTTCCAGTACGTTGGTCAGGCGTTGGATTCAGGTCATGGTTACGCAGTTGGACCGGAAAGTCTTGATGGAGGAATGGGTACGAATACCCAAATGGGATATATTATGGATGCTAATTTGCAAGAAGTATTACTGCTTCAAAAGTACAAGAGACCAGAATTTTATAGGGAATATACAAAGCATATAGAGCTTCCTATTCCTATATCGATTAGACCGACAACCGGGAATTTGCATAATGCAGTTAGAAAATGTTTGGGTGGAGAATTTAATGCATTTCATGAATTGGATGGTATAATTGTCGATTTTTATTCACCAGTTTTAAATATAGCGGTACAGATTGTGAAGAGGGGAGATTATGGAGGTAAGCATTTGTGTTAG
- a CDS encoding hypothetical protein (encoded by transcript BEWA_054070A) yields the protein MPVDLSDVSSLEDESMPEFRREMILAEKHAEKLKIQQRQDLLGKQEVKDASLDVSNMDLLDDGSESEDEIPSENLFFQEDTPVHLDLSLANSTRLSQTRLMNMLEHPNCNDYVIGALLNVFVTSNDISATNEAEDGGRSGPSGKLDKLIHEVHPYMLGHHVVFQIDSIRKVKRYEVHGSKYGRCTHENIDSMAKLGSLGKCEFKIVGKVLSSSSGGVLSTREKCICSVSDICNAPFVEEAMNFGDDKLARDLQIVSSNLQAFTFTDEDVQAILERKLLEQDGDVGSFKGRSGLIAAIQRISHEIELLVEAAKNDPSQLSRLAEREKKKQELEEQLKNFKVPTKIPVFVKNSAILRASDDLVGKGVTRKTTKPTPMIMVPTMKTESSETEASPTASRFTKSLENLPTEKQEELISAYLSVRFSCLVYNVFSIYKILTWTLG from the coding sequence ATGCCGGTGGATCTCTCGGACGTCTCCTCTTTGGAGGATGAATCAATGCCAGAATTTAGGCGTGAAATGATCTTGGCTGAAAAGCATGCGGAAAAGCTAAAGATACAGCAGAGACAGGACCTTTTGGGTAAACAGGAGGTAAAAGATGCCTCGTTGGACGTCTCTAATATGGACCTTTTGGACGATGGATCAGAGAGTGAGGACGAGATTCCGTCAGAAAATCTCTTTTTCCAGGAGGATACTCCTGTTCATTTGGATCTTTCATTGGCAAATTCCACACGACTTTCACAGACTCGACTAATGAACATGTTGGAACATCCAAACTGCAACGATTACGTCATTGGTGCCCTTCTCAATGTCTTTGTTACATCCAACGATATTTCCGCCACAAATGAAGCGGAGGATGGAGGCAGAAGCGGTCCATCGGGAAAATTGGATAAACTCATTCACGAAGTTCATCCATACATGCTGGGTCACCATGTGGTTTTCCAAATAGACTCTATACGCAAGGTCAAGAGATACGAAGTTCATGGAAGCAAATACGGGAGATGCACCCATGAGAATATTGACTCCATGGCAAAGCTTGGATCGCTAGGAAAGTgtgaatttaaaattgtcGGAAAAGTCTTGTCAAGCTCATCTGGAGGGGTCTTATCCACACGCGAAAAATGCATTTGCAGCGTATCTGACATTTGTAACGCTCCCTTTGTTGAGGAGGCAATGAATTTTGGAGACGATAAATTAGCTAGAGACTTGCAGATTGTATCATCAAACCTGCAGGCATTTACCTTTACggatgaagatgttcaGGCCATTTTGGAACGCAAATTGTTGGAGCAGGACGGCGACGTTGGAAGCTTCAAGGGGAGGAGTGGCCTCATTGCTGCAATCCAGAGGATTTCACACGAGATTGAACTGCTCGTGGAGGCTGCAAAGAATGATCCTTCGCAACTTTCCAGGTTGGCAGAAAgggagaagaagaaacaagAGCTGGAAGAACAGCTCAAGAATTTCAAGGTTCCCACAAAAATTCCCGTATTTGTCAAAAATTCTGCAATTTTGAGGGCCTCTGATGACTTGGTTGGAAAGGGTGTGACTAGGAAAACTACAAAACCAACACCCATGATTATGGTTCCTACAATGAAGACAGAATCAAGTGAGACTGAAGCATCTCCAACTGCCAGTCGCTTCACAAAATCACTCGAGAATTTGCCTACAGAAAAACAGGAAGAGCTCATTTCAGCCTATTTATCGGTACGTTTTTCATGCCTTGTATACAATGTATTCAGCATATACAAGATCTTGACTTGGACTCTTGGATAA
- a CDS encoding hypothetical protein (encoded by transcript BEWA_054060A), with protein sequence MSKKEVTIDITKRPENTQNDGKGGYYYESNSGRVNLTEEWYPDLEGTYIKLTHTPKNPKEKITGIFYSRSKQNGFEQANLSSCESISVFYWSLDSTRTKPLLIQLGERDNEYYTNNRGNTWTKNGDINDANTLRQKLDEQNCLKNGAHLIDIGQKGSGRNYNCPSCSQQKLRVYYSSGPGTPYYGHHIRNSFPGSLSGFKNGSSWPSGLPSVQNVKFIFVYWNRSVPSLIVAQSRPERYFRINAGNLKSWIEVSDKSTDVATPTLALDLSKTDGKYPYRNTNAKIIVAVLLSHIGGGYYRLQYSLRGSLFNVKSVSHNDTQLSGIDSTDLLLSVSAYYLGDSPESLDRLLLVELSINATHHTTYKYFHRETKGAKVWSKYLGSGGGTTRLQGNALKRALDELKNIHFPDPPPSIGKQIADFFQKTEGIITASVTPGIGGLIGLGIWKGPALIARLIARL encoded by the coding sequence atgagcaaGAAAGAGGTTACCATAGACATTACTAAACGTCCTGAAAATACTCAAAATGATGGGAAAGGAGGATACTATTATGAAAGTAATAGTGGAAGAGTTAATCTGACGGAGGAGTGGTATCCTGATTTAGAAGGAACTTACATAAAGTTAACacatactccaaagaatCCTAAGGAAAAGATCACTGGTATCTTTTATAGCAGATCAAAACAAAATGGTTTTGAACAAGCTAACCTCTCAAGTTGTGAATCCATTTCTGTCTTTTACTGGTCATTGGATAGCACTCGTACTAAACCATTACTAATTCAACTTGGCGAGAGAGATAATGAGTACTATACCAACAATCGTGGTAATACCTGGACtaagaatggagatataAACGATGCTAATACTCTCAGGCAAAAACTTGATGAACAAAACTGCTTGAAGAATGGAGCTCACCTCATAGACATCGGGCAGAAGGGTAGTGGTAGAAATTACAATTGTCCCAGTTGCAGCCAACAAAAACTCCGCGTATACTATAGCAGTGGACCGGGTACTCCCTACTACGGACATCATATTCGTAATTCCTTTCCTGGTTCACTCTCTGGCTTCAAGAATGGTAGCAGTTGGCCATCTGGACTTCCATCCGTTcaaaatgtaaagtttatatttgtttACTGGAACAGGTCTGTACCATCTCTCATTGTCGCTCAAAGTAGACCGGAGAGATACTTCAGAATAAACGCTGGAAATCTAAAATCATGGATCGAGGTATCTGATAAATCTACTGACGTTGCTACTCCTACCCTGGCCCTAGATCTCTCTAAGACGGATGGAAAATACCCTTATAGAAATACTAATGCAAAGATAATTGTAGCTGTGCTACTCAGTCATATCGGTGGTGGCTACTACAGATTGCAGTATTCTCTGAGAGGTAGTCTCTTTAATGTCAAGAGTGTTAGTCATAATGATACTCAACTTTCTGGTATAGACTCTACTGACCTTCTACTTAGTGTATCTGCGTACTATCTAGGAGACAGTCCTGAGTCTCTGGATAGGCTTCTCCTTGTTGAACTGTCCATCAATGCTACCCACCATACCACATACAAGTACTTTCACAGAGAAACCAAAGGTGCCAAAGTATGGTCTAAATATCTTGGATCCGGAGGAGGAACTACTAGACTACAGGGTAATGCACTAAAGCGAGCCCTGGACGAGCTTaagaatatacattttCCTGATCCTCCACCGAGCATTGGTAAGCAGATAGCCGACTTTTTTCAAAAAACAGAGGGTATAATTACTGCATCAGTTACTCCTGGCATAGGTGGTCTCATCGGTCTTGGAATATGGAAGGGACCCGCTCTAATTGCACGACTAATAGCTCGTCTGTAA
- a CDS encoding soh1family member protein (encoded by transcript BEWA_054040A), whose amino-acid sequence MAESPTGNSGKIWIAKRHKDAAYYFQYSRRSSSGGNWSYETVEKRFIRNNCDWLICLPDVFTGKSIAIFDDQLRFEVELEFVQCLSNAHYLKHLSSKGYFNDDRFKAYIRYLQYWRQPEYIKYVKYPYCIKVLELLLDDEFVESLSHEIAIDTLSEQITNHWICFKYDRE is encoded by the exons ATGGCAGAATCACCCACTGGAAATAGTGGAAAAATCTGGATCGCCAAAAGACACAAAGATGCTGCCTATTATTTTCAATACTCTAGACGCTCTTCAAGTGGTGGAAACTGGAGCTACGAAACTGTAGAGAAGCGGTTCATCCGGAATAACTGTGACTGGCTGATATGCCTTCCAGACGTCTTTACGGGAAAGTCCATAG CAATATTTGATGACCAGTTGCGTTTCGAAGTTGAGTTGGAGTTCGTGCAATGCTTGTCAAATGCTCACTATCTGAAGCATCTTTCTTCCAAGGGTTACTTCAACGATGACCGTTTCAAAGCCTACATCAGATACCTCCAGTACTGGCGTCAACCAGAGTATATAAAGTATGTAAAGTATCCGTATTGTATCAAGGTTTTGGAGTTATTACTAGACGATGAGTTTGTCGAGTCACTATCGCACGAAATTGCCATTGATACGCTCTCTGAGCAAATCACCAACCACTGGATTTGTTTCAAATACGATCGGGAATAG